In the Pristiophorus japonicus isolate sPriJap1 chromosome 5, sPriJap1.hap1, whole genome shotgun sequence genome, one interval contains:
- the c1ql3a gene encoding complement C1q-like protein 3 produces MVLLLVILIPVLVNSAGTSAHYEMLGTCRMVCDPYGTKATTAAAETVRDHSVMPLPTFIQGPKGEPGRSGKAGPRGPPGEPGLPGSIGPPGAKGDAGRPGLPGLPGPPGPNAGAISAATYSTVPKIAFYAGLKRPHEGYEMLKFDDVVTNLGNHYDPTTGKFTCSIPGIYFFTYHVLMRGGDGTSMWADLCKNGQVRASAIAQDADQNYDYASNSVVLHLDAGDEVYIKLDGGKAHGGNNNKYSTFSGFIVYAD; encoded by the exons ATGGTCCTTTTGCTGGTCATATTGATCCCAGTGCTGGTCAACTCGGCCGGGACCTCCGCCCACTACGAGATGCTGGGGACCTGCCGCATGGTCTGCGACCCTTACGGCACCAAAGCCACCACGGCAGCGGCGGAGACGGTGCGGGACCACAGCGTGATGCCCCTGCCCACCTTCATCCAAGGACCCAAAGGGGAGCCCGGGAGATCGGGGAAAGCCGGACCACGGGGTCCACCCGGAGAACCCGGGCTACCCGGCTCCATAGGGCCACCCGGAGCAAAGGGCGACGCGGGCAGACCGGGGTTGCCAGGCCTTCCGGGACCTCCCGGGCCAAATGCCGGAGCTATCAGTGCCGCCACCTACAGCACCGTGCCCAAGATCGCCTTCtacgccggcctcaaacggccacacGAGGGTTACGAGATGCTCAAATTCGACGACGTGGTAACCAACCTGGGCAACCACTACGACCCGACCACCGGCAAGTTCACCTGCTCCATCCCGGGGATTTACTTCTTCACTTACCACGTTTTGATGAGAGGAGGGGACGGCACCAGCATGTGGGCAGACTTGTGTAAAAACGGCCAG GTTCGAGCCAGTGCCATTGCCCAGGACGCCGACCAGAACTACGACTATGCCAGCAATAGCGTGGTGCTGCACCTGGATGCGGGGGACGAGGTCTATATTAAACTAGATGGTGGCAAGGCACACGGCGGCAACAACAACAAGTACAGCACCTTCTCTGGATTTATAGTCTACGCAGACTGA